A genomic segment from Conger conger chromosome 2, fConCon1.1, whole genome shotgun sequence encodes:
- the LOC133121216 gene encoding uncharacterized protein LOC133121216, which produces MLQGMNAAQVPLSRGKGVSGGTREIRLWPDQGKASSTHAWVELEERPVVFWLQTPQSSPPVLPFSPPAPQSSLPSLAVAPVRLSVRQQKRVECSICGLRLNKRNLLVHIRRKHKRRVEDITEQHHLACQCVDPQNGIFAVEKSFFKPCTPIHIKKKTWGASHQVICEMEECNTNTEFAARSGIALFECKHLKSLQFFPNSQATPVHLQEEVLSEMIAAKMFSEDRKRTCLNRQEEARISGVPLSVEVTMGRPPSKKYISIFEPKVSYYSRLGRVIAAYDSKNNTWHCPCAKPRQSCLHKTIAKWHLFQVDRQIFTTVTAMESDAEGETDQQQAQQAGEGPAYPSDDAGLKRRVTYLMQNKSIPALLLQDLTSGSRAAEYFPRHFIPKETTCQECAGNIALSEPVLITQKARLVTYTGVLEGISTYCRMCSNCGLTYHYQEWTDGVHNFNDHIIITLHMCIFLRASLQTHHAVSRAIEVLEQTELKKFPSKNTILHAYMHFEALTKHDYMYSCIKCGYHPAVVMMDLHKKAVFNMPVSDLEGPPEDFDGNVNIEDFWKTVTSELVCRGLLPSNRKNPFVVSPSYDNWAPWIGPKTRKDASVLNTEYAKLHGPRQSSEVADLNITEERLEDVLTTLRVGMVRTLCKQCGLDSNGSKMDLVLRLRGEMRNRSSYDKVFQKVWGASEMP; this is translated from the exons ATGCTCCAGGGAATGAACGCTGCCCAGGTACCGTTGTCCCGGGGGAAGGGCGTCTCTGGCGGGACCAGGGAAATCCGTCTCTGGCCTGACCAGGGGAAGGCGTCGTCGACTCACGCGTGGGTGGAGTTGGAAGAGAGGCCGGTCGTCTTCTGGCTCCAAA CACCCCAGTCTAGTCCTCCAGTACTGCCGTTTTCTCCTCCAGCACCCCAGTCTAGTCTTCCAAGCTTGGCAGTGGCACCAGTAAGACTGTCTGTGCGTCAGCAAAAACGGGTGGAGTGCAGTATTTGTGGGCTCAGATTAAACAAGAGGAACCTGCTGGTTCATATCAGGAGGAAGCACAAAAGGAGGGTAGAAGACATCACAGAACAACACCACCTTGCATGCCAGTGTGTGGACCCCCAAAATGGGATTTTTGCTGTCgaaaaatcttttttcaagCCATGCACACCTatccatattaaaaaaaaaacatggggtGCAAGCCATCAAGTAATTTGCGAAATGGAGGAATGCAATACAAATACAGAATTTGCTGCAAGGAGTGGAATTGCCCTTTTTGAGTGCAAACATTTaaaatctctgcaattcttccCAAATTCTCAGGCTACACCAGTTCATCTTCAAGAGGAGGTGCTGTCTGAAATGATAGCTGCCAAAATGTTTTCCGAGGACAGAAAAAGAACATGCTTAAATAGGCAAGAAGAAGCTAGAATATCAGGTGTTCCTCTTTCGGTTGAGGTGACCATGGGGAGGCCTCCCTCAAAGAAATATATTTCCATCTTTGAGCCAAAAGTGTCCTATTACAGCAGACTTGGTAGGGTAATAGCTGCTTATGACTCTAAAAATAATACATGGCACTGCCCATGTGCCAAACCAAGACAATCTTGTCTCCACAAAACCATTGCCAAGTGGCATCTTTTTCAGGTGGACAGGCAGATCTTTACTACTGTGACGGCCATGGAGAGTGATGCTGAGGGAGAGACTGACCAGCAACAAGCACAACAAGCTGGAGAAGGACCAGCATACCCTTCCGATGATGCAGGTCTCAAGAGGAGGGTCACGTACTTGATGCAAAATAAATCCATACCTGCCCTGTTACTACAAGATCTGACCAGCGGCTCCAGGGCAGCTGAATACTTCCCAAGACACTTTATTCCCAAGGAAACAACATGCCAAGAGTGTGCAGGGAACATAGCCCTCAGTGAGCCAGTGCTGATCACACAAAAAGCAAGATTGGTCACATATACCGGTGTTCTAGAAG gcATTTCTACCTACTGCAGGATGTGCAGTAACTGTGGACTGACCTATCATTATCAGGAGTGGACTGATGGTGTTCATAATTTTAATGATCACAttatcataacattacatatgTGCATCTTCCTACGTGCATCACTCCAG ACCCACCATGCTGTTAGTCGAGCCATTGAAGTGTTGGAGCAGACTGAACTGAAGAAATTTCCCAGTAAGAACACAATACttcatgcatacatgcactTTGAAGCTCTCACGAAGCACGACTACATGTATTCCTGCATTAAGTGTGGATACCATCCAGCAGTCGTCATGATGGACCTTCACAAAAAGGCAGTTTTCAACATGCCTG TAAGTGATCTGGAGGGACCACCAGAGGACTTTGATGGAAATGTAAACATAGAGGACTTTTGGAAGACTGTGACTTCCGAGCTTGTTTGCAGAGGCTTATTACCAA GCAATAGAAAGAACCCCTTTGTGGTTTCTCCCTCGTATGACAACTGGGCCCCTTGGATTGGTCCAAAGACCAGGAAAGATGCCAGTGTTTTAAACACTGAATATGCCAAGCTCCATGGACCAAGGCAGTCCTCTGAAGTGGCTGATCTAAATATAACTGAGGAGAGGCTTGAAGACGTTCTGACTACCCTCAGG GTGGGCATGGTTCGAACGCTGTGCAAGCAATGTGGCCTTGACTCAAATGGCTCGAAGATGGACCTTGTCTTAAGACTTAGGGGAGAAATGAGGAACAGATCCTCTTATGACAAGGTCTTTCAGAAGGTCTGGGGAGCCTCTG AGATGCCCTAA